Within the Erpetoichthys calabaricus chromosome 1, fErpCal1.3, whole genome shotgun sequence genome, the region ACGAGTCCTTGTGAAACTCTTCTGATACATTCTGGGGTAAGATTTGTGTTTGAAAGGTTAAGCCCAagaagttttccacagcagctgatGATGGACCCGAGCACAGCACAGTCCAGTGGAGATAAAGTTGTGTTACTAAAATCCATATTTAAATCTTTCCCAATGGCATCTCTGATTAATTTCTTGTTCTGAGTCTCATAGAGCCACTGACACACTTGCATAACTTCAAGTTTATTTCTGCTCTGTGCAGCCTGTTCAGCTTTTTTCTTTAACCAATCTAAGATCAGCTTTGCTGTCGTCCTGTCAAATTTTCCCAGGATTAACCCCACTGTTTCGAACACAGAGGGGCTGGCCAATCCTGCCAAGAATCGAGTAAAAATCTCAAACCGTCCATCTTTATAATAGTCCATATTCATAAGCATGCCCTCGATGCCCCCTGATGGCTCGAGGTAGAAGGAGCAGGCAGCCATGAACTCCTGCAGGGTGAGGTGGAAGAATGTATATGTTGTGTGCTGCAGAGTGCTTTCTCTCTGCAGGATTTCTTTAAGGAACCCAGAAAGGAATGTAGTGGACAGAATTGACTGGAGACCAAAAGTAGACATCTCAAACTTGTCATAAAACACAAGAGTTCTATTGGTCACCCCGTAATAAGCCATCTTTCCCAGTTTCACCAGAATTTCCTTCTGGTCCTCAGCTTCTCGCCTGTGATTGGTCAGGATGTTGTGAAGGAACATCACAAAGAGCTCAGTGACAGTTTTAGGGGAGGCTCCTCGCTCTTCTGCAGGTGTCATAAAGTGGCTCTTCAGCACAGAGCAGATAATCCAACAATACGAGGGGTTGAAGCACATGGTGTAAAGAATGGCGTTCTCCTCCACATATCGAAAAGCCTCTGTGCCCAGGTCTGCATCACCAAAGAAATTCTTAAAGTACATTAGCCTTTGTTCAGGGAAAAAACCCAGGATCTCAGCAAATCGATTAACTCTCTTCATGTCCAGTGACTCCAAGGCTGTTGGTCGGCTTGTGATtaggactgaacagcccttcagTAATGTCTGGCTGACCAAGCTGGTGATCAGGACGTGGACAGAAAAGAGTTCCTCTGGATTTGAGCAGAGCTTCTTCTGTGTGAAGTCTAGTTTGTGTTTGTACTCATCCAGGCCATCGAGTATAAAGAGGAGAGATTCTGGTTTCTGCAGGATTTCTTTTAGTCTGTCATCATAGAGGtatttatagtgccttgcaaTCAGCCTTGTCAGTGGCTGCTGTGGCTCTGTCTCTGTGTCTAGCAGGTTGAGCTCCCTGAATTTGAACAGGAAGACAAATGCAAACCTCTGATTCTGAGTGCCTCTGGCCCAGTCATACATAATCTTCTGAACCATAGTGGTCTTCCCAATTCCAGCCACTCCACTAACTACTACAATGTTGGGACAAGTTTCACTACCTGGACTCCTCCTTAAAAGCTGCTCAGTCCAGATTCGCtcacattttacttttgtatgtTCCTCCATCATCT harbors:
- the LOC114665915 gene encoding NACHT, LRR and PYD domains-containing protein 3-like; translated protein: MENDKKMLVSLWVALAEEVMRFPSPNLTRILEEVTKGAWSRTVNKSANLLSQSCNGVLSLSPGSDVSKEIQASLKPPHIRIHIKGLYETHKRDVCESTKKLEDQPSPGNPRTQGVGFDTRYTELMVIKQYKRSYNETHHELVKTGTTHAEMMEEHTKVKCERIWTEQLLRRSPGSETCPNIVVVSGVAGIGKTTMVQKIMYDWARGTQNQRFAFVFLFKFRELNLLDTETEPQQPLTRLIARHYKYLYDDRLKEILQKPESLLFILDGLDEYKHKLDFTQKKLCSNPEELFSVHVLITSLVSQTLLKGCSVLITSRPTALESLDMKRVNRFAEILGFFPEQRLMYFKNFFGDADLGTEAFRYVEENAILYTMCFNPSYCWIICSVLKSHFMTPAEERGASPKTVTELFVMFLHNILTNHRREAEDQKEILVKLGKMAYYGVTNRTLVFYDKFEMSTFGLQSILSTTFLSGFLKEILQRESTLQHTTYTFFHLTLQEFMAACSFYLEPSGGIEGMLMNMDYYKDGRFEIFTRFLAGLASPSVFETVGLILGKFDRTTAKLILDWLKKKAEQAAQSRNKLEVMQVCQWLYETQNKKLIRDAIGKDLNMDFSNTTLSPLDCAVLGSIISCCGKLLGLNLSNTNLTPECIRRVSQGLVYCRSVGLVKSGLTCECCMALSSALSAEHSQLNELWLNNNALGDYGVRLLCEGLRNKNCKLEKLSLRSCHLTSTSCAAFSSALSNEHSRLTELELLGNKLEDLGAHRLCEGLRSPNCKLQKLTFNHLKASHHLVSVTQECRELRMSPGQNENLGLFPSHSLSYSPCLLFFSPHHYRLSSCGLTSGCCQAFSSVLSADCTHLNELWLGENNLEDLGVCMLCQGLRNQNCKLEKLRLDSCGLTSGCCSELSLVFSTEHSRLTELELRHNNLEDSGVHQLCEGLRSNNCKIKKLGLQAIKISEDGSRSLESLKEDMMRSGWLMDITI